From the genome of Homalodisca vitripennis isolate AUS2020 chromosome 8, UT_GWSS_2.1, whole genome shotgun sequence, one region includes:
- the LOC124367116 gene encoding putative nuclease HARBI1 → MKVFLRYLGDPGFQFGVGEDIGVHRSTVSKTISSVRTAVLNKADVWIKFPTTEEEMEVEKAKWQTNYSFPNSIGAIDCTQIPIVKPFLHGDEYINRKRFASVNVQATCNGLEEFTSVDASWPGSVHDSRIWKNSDVYRVMERNVGEIAVNCRLRIRDRPMVNDAVFPTCNTCSSVF, encoded by the coding sequence ATGAAAGTGTTTCTACGGTATTTGGGTGACCCAGGCTTTCAATTTGGAGTAGGAGAGGACATCGGAGTCCACAGATCAACTGTATCCAAGACAATTTCTTCAGTTAGGACTGCAGTTCTAAACAAGGCTGATGTATGGATTAAGTTTCCGACAACCGAAGAAGAAATGGAAGTGGAGAAAGCCAAGTGGCAAACAAACTACAGTTTCCCGAATTCAATAGGTGCAATTGATTGCACTCAAATCCCCATTGTAAAGCCGTTTTTACACGGGGATGAGTATATCAACAGAAAACGATTTGCAAGTGTTAACGTTCAGGCTACTTGCAATGGATTAGAAGAGTTTACCAGTGTCGATGCTTCTTGGCCTGGCTCCGTTCACGATTCCagaatttggaaaaattcagATGTTTACCGTGTAATGGAAAGAAATGTGGGGGAAATCGCTGTTAATTGCAGACTCAGGATACGGGATCGCCCCATGGTTAATGACGCCGTTTTCCCCACCTGCAACACCTGTTCAAGTGTCTTTTAA
- the LOC124368061 gene encoding uncharacterized protein LOC124368061 → MVAVNKSIHSQEIIYDSPIESLFISLPVHKLILNCVYIPPGQPASTYDTYCSSVDEIVSSSPSSSLILAGDFNVPSYDIPISDQNAADRTKGELLENLVELHSLDQVNHMRNFRQVTLDLIFSSIKFVSVVAADDCLVQADPHHPPLAFSVPIGRRTLPARYFTCPNLRKCDLNAASEMLSAEDLSFVYATTNVQDSFGGLVSLLGDICVKCSPLKRLGTSPFPKWFSRELINLVIQKKIAHKRYKLTYLPTDYTRFCILREACKNLSRRCRMDYLSHIEDSIPHNPNSFWSFVRTSTESLGVPSTVTLSGRTSLDLQDKANMFSEFFSSVFSQPVTSAPHFDFNTHSSLAAISFSASEVLEVLRKLDVMRGAGP, encoded by the coding sequence ATGGTGGCAGTCAATAAAAGCATACATTCCCAAGAGATTATTTATGACTCGCCAATCGAGAGCCTTTTTATCTCTCTACCCGTTCATAAACTGATATTGAACTGTGTCTATATCCCTCCTGGGCAGCCTGCATCTACTTATGATACTTACTGCAGTTCAGTAGACGAAATTGTATCGTCTTCGCCGTCATCTTCTCTTATattggcgggtgacttcaacgtcCCCTCCTATGATATCCCCATCTCCGACCAAAACGCTGCGGACAGAACTAAAGGGGAGCTTCTTGAGAACCTTGTCGAGTTGCACTCCTTGGATCAGGTTAATCACATGCGGAACTTCAGACAAGTCACTTTGGATCTAATATTTAGCAGCATAAAATTTGTCTCCGTGGTTGCTGCTGATGATTGTCTGGTTCAGGCCGATCCCCACCATCCCCCTTTGGCCTTTTCCGTTCCAATTGGACGAAGGACTCTTCCTGCTAGATATTTCACCTGCCCCAACCTGCGCAAGTGTGACTTGAATGCTGCTTCTGAGATGCTTTCAGCGGAGGATCTCTCCTTCGTCTATGCTACAACCAACGTCCAAGACAGCTTCGGAGGATTGGTTTCATTGCTTGGTGATATTTGTGTTAAATGCAGCCCTCTTAAACGACTGGGAACCTCACCCTTCCCAAAATGGTTTTCCAGGGAGCTCATTAACCTGGTGATACAAAAGAAGATTGCGCACAAACGTTATAAACTTACCTATCTACCTACGGACTACACTCGCTTCTGTATACTCCGTGAGGCTTGCAAGAACCTTAGTCGTAGATGCCGCATGGATTATCTGAGCCATATTGAAGATTCCATCCCGCACAATCCCAACAGCTTTTGGAGTTTTGTCCGCACTTCTACTGAATCTCTCGGAGTCCCTTCTACTGTCACACTTAGTGGACGCACTTCATTGGACCTGCAGGATAAAGCAAATATGTTTTCAGAATTCTTTTCTTCTGTCTTCTCCCAGCCAGTAACTTCAGCTCCACACTTCGATTTCAACACACACTCTTCTTTGGCGGCTATATCTTTCTCTGCTTCGGAGGTCTTAGAGGTCTTGAGGAAACTTGATGTTATGAGGGGTGCTGGGCCCTGA